A region of Lycium barbarum isolate Lr01 chromosome 1, ASM1917538v2, whole genome shotgun sequence DNA encodes the following proteins:
- the LOC132602523 gene encoding probable protein S-acyltransferase 7 — translation MNGVAPPRSSGSDGGGFDNTALLRTYQNWKGSNKFCLQGRFIFGPDVRSLFMTILLIVAPVAVFCIFVARKLVDDFAGHWGWSIMVVAVVFTIYVLVLLLVTSGRDPGIVPRNSHPPELETFEGSIQAGPGQTPQLRLPRMKDVNVNGITVKVKYCDTCMLYRPPRCSHCSICNNCVERFDHHCPWVGQCIGLRNYRFFFMFVFSTTLLCLYVHGFCWVYIRRIMDGEQTNVWKAMGKTPASIVLIVYTFISVWFVGGLTVFHLYLIGTNQSTYENFRYRYDRQINPFDKGVFQNFLEIFYTSIPPSKNRFRAKVQREPGIPAREVAGGFVSPNLEKTMSDLEMGRKPGWHETAAATGDFEGQPRYDNQLDKDEELSAASPELNNTTLAEGRSILHPRCSSWGRRSGTLNIPPDVIAMASEIGESNRTTVSDSAYRIENQL, via the exons atGAATGGAGTTGCTCCGCCGAGGAGTTCCGGTTCCGACGGCGGCGGTTTCGATAATACGGCGCTTCTCAGAACCTATCAGAACTGGAAAGGCAGTAAT AAATTTTGTCTTCAAGGAAGGTTCATATTTGGGCCTGATGTGAGGTCGCTCTTTATGACTATCCTCCTTATAGTTGCCCCAGTTGCTGTGTTTTGCATCTTTGTTGCAAGGAAACTTGTAGATGATTTCGCTGGTCACTGGGGGTGGTCTATCATGGTCGTAGCTGTTGTTTTTACAATATAT GTCTTAGTCCTGCTTCTAGTGACATCTGGAAGAGATCCTGGTATAGTTCCTCGCAATTCTCATCCTCCAGAGTTAGAAACCTTTGAAGGAAGTATTCAAGCTGGACCTGGTCAAACTCCACAATTACGTTTGCCCCGTATGAAGGACGTGAATGTCAATGGAATAACTGTAAAAGTCAAATATTGTGATACCTGCATGCTGTACAGGCCTCCACGCTGTTCTCACTGTTCAATTTGCAATAACTGCGTGGAACGATTTGACCATCACTGTCCCTGGGTCGGGCAATGTATTGGATTG AGGAATTACCGTTTCTTCTTCATGTTTGTCTTTTCAACAACTCTTCTTTGCTTATACGTCCATGGCTTCTGCTGGGTCTATATTAGAAGGATCATGGATGGTGAGCAGACCAACGTCTGGAAAGCAATGGGCAAAACTCCTGCCTCCATTGTGTTAATTGTTTATACATTCATATCAGTCTGGTTTGTTGGTGGCCTGACTGTCTTCCATCTTTATCTTATTGGCACAAACCAG TCGACATATGAGAACTTTAGATATCGATATGATCGGCAGATCAATCCCTTTGACAAAGGTGTATTCCAGAACTTCTTAGAGATATTCTACACCAGTATTCCTCCTTCCAAGAACAGATTCAGGGCCAAAGTGCAGAGAGAACCTGGGATACCAGCTCGTGAAGTGGCTGGTGGTTTTGTTAGTCCAAACTTGGAGAAAACAATGAGCGACTTAGAAATGGGAAGGAAGCCAGGTTGGCATGAGACTGCAGCAGCAACCGGTGATTTTGAAGGACAACCTAGATACGATAATCAATTAGATAAGGATGAAGAGCTCTCGGCTGCATCCCCAGAGCTAAACAACACCACCTTGGCTGAGGGACGTAGTATCCTACATCCCAGGTGCTCTAGTTGGGGAAGAAGAAGTGGAACTTTGAATATACCACCTGATGTAATTGCCATGGCATCGGAAATTGGAGAGTCTAATCGGACTACTGTCAGTGATAGTGCTTACCGGATTGAAAACCAGCTATAG
- the LOC132602535 gene encoding mitochondrial import inner membrane translocase subunit TIM8: MDPSALQSPELQNFLNQEKERAMINEMVGKLTSACWDKCITGTPGSKFSSSETNCLTNCAQRYMEMSLMIVKRFQSMQ, translated from the exons ATGGATCCTTCAGCTCTTCAGTCCCCAGAATTGCAGAATTTTCTCAAT CAAGAGAAGGAAAGGGCCATGATCAATGAAATGGTTGGAAAGCTTACAAGTGCTTGCTGGGATAAATGTATCACTGGAACACCTGGAAGCAAGTTCAGCTCCAGTGAAACTAATTGTCTAACCAACTGTGCACAACGCTATATGGAAATGAGCCTCATGATTGTCAAACGGTTTCAGAGCATGCAGTGA
- the LOC132602545 gene encoding bidirectional sugar transporter SWEET12-like: protein MADFSGHWAFAFGVLGNIVSFFVFLSPLPTFYNIYKKKSTEGYQPIPYVIALFSAMLWIYYAFLKTNTTLLITINSFGCFIETIYVGFYLFYAPKEAQVQTVKLLLLSVIGGFGAIVLVTQFLFEGVVRVQVVGSICLVSSLCVFATPLCIVRQVIKTKTVEYMSFLLSVLLTLSAVMWFFYGLLLKDFNIALPNVMGFIFGILQMVLYVMYNKKEEVFVKEQNRPELKSHVIMLHNDKNFPELSEEQIIEIVKLGSLISCTQKFDLALCLQENVVEDHKKWRQALEI from the exons atggcTGATTTTTCTGGTCACTGGGCTTTTGCATTTGGTGTCCTAG GAAACATTGTCTccttttttgttttcctttctcCACT GCCGACCTTTTATAACATTTACAAGAAGAAATCAACAGAAGGCTATCAACCAATTCCATATGTGATTGCTCTATTCAGTGCAATGCTTTGGATTTACTATGCATTTCTCAAGACCAACACGACCCTTCTCATCACTATAAACTCATTTGGGTGCTTCATTGAAACTATATATGTCGGCTTCTACCTTTTCTATGCACCAAAGGAAGCCCAG GTCCAAACTGTAAAGCTACTACTTTTATCAGTGATTGGTGGCTTTGGAGCTATTGTCCTTGTCACTCAATTTCTATTCGAAGGAGTAGTTCGTGTGCAAGTGGTTGGATCCATTTGCCTTGTCTCTTCATTATGTGTGTTTGCAACACCATTATGCATAGTG AGACAAGTAATTAAAACAAAGACTGTGGAGTACATGTCATTTCTCCTCTCTGTTTTGCTCACTCTAAGCGCTGTTATGTGGTTCTTCTATGGTCTTCTATTAAAAGACTTCAACATTGCT CTTCCAAATGTAATGGGATTCATTTTTGGTATCCTCCAAATGGTGCTCTATGTGATGTACAACAAGAAAGAGGAAGTCTTTGTAAAGGAGCAGAATCGTCCCGAGCTAAAAAGCCATGTCATAATGTTACACAATGACAAGAATTTCCCAGAACTAAGTGAAGAGCAAATTATTGAAATTGTGAAACTCGGTTCACTGATTTCATGTACACAGAAGTTTGATTTGGCCTTATGCCTGCAAGAAAATGTAGTTGAAGATCATAAGAAGTGGCGGCAAGCACTGGAAATCTGA